A stretch of the Vagococcus xieshaowenii genome encodes the following:
- a CDS encoding NusG domain II-containing protein gives MSLWNELKKQYRYMDGIIIGLLIILSFVPMVVFAYTTNDKDYTDGQTEAIITINGKEVDRFTLSKDTPHQEKTYHPTDKQYNIIEVDGTRIRVREDNSPDQIAVKTGWIEKPGQVSICLPHKLMIEIKGVINEEDEMIISY, from the coding sequence ATGTCACTATGGAATGAATTAAAAAAACAATATCGTTACATGGATGGAATTATAATCGGACTATTAATTATTCTGTCTTTTGTCCCAATGGTGGTCTTTGCTTATACAACGAACGACAAAGATTATACAGACGGACAAACTGAAGCCATTATTACTATTAACGGCAAGGAAGTCGATCGCTTTACCTTATCAAAAGATACACCTCATCAGGAGAAGACTTATCATCCAACTGATAAACAATATAATATTATAGAAGTAGACGGTACACGTATTCGTGTACGTGAAGACAATAGCCCAGATCAAATAGCCGTTAAAACTGGCTGGATTGAAAAGCCCGGACAAGTTAGTATTTGTTTACCCCATAAATTGATGATTGAAATCAAAGGCGTCATCAACGAAGAAGATGAAATGATTATTAGCTACTAA
- the yycH gene encoding two-component system activity regulator YycH, which translates to MGLNWSYKLVRILLVAMIGLSIFLSSLIWAQSSRTSVGNYTDNVTATIKAFDPREVFVPVRLVRHLPDDELLYTNRESIMQKATEELSKLDYDLLKQEPINGIEDYQAFLSRKGTIELMFSDKLLLHYFLSVFDFKLAADNTIMFNRLILDYQHQRVSFLNDEDSSIWTTSYKGSLAGFRDLILDEHTDYFEVESKNNYNDRVFYNITSDIKLKKYSYILETQAYSVFFKFIV; encoded by the coding sequence ATGGGATTAAACTGGTCATATAAACTTGTTCGTATTTTGTTAGTGGCAATGATAGGTCTTAGTATTTTTCTGTCGAGTTTAATCTGGGCACAATCAAGTCGCACGTCGGTAGGAAATTATACTGACAATGTCACGGCAACCATCAAAGCTTTTGATCCTAGAGAGGTCTTTGTTCCAGTGAGGTTAGTTCGTCACTTACCAGATGATGAATTACTTTATACAAATCGTGAGAGCATCATGCAAAAAGCAACAGAAGAATTAAGTAAGCTAGACTATGATCTTCTTAAACAAGAACCCATCAACGGAATAGAAGACTATCAAGCGTTTCTTTCTAGAAAAGGAACCATTGAGCTGATGTTTTCAGATAAATTATTGTTACATTATTTTCTTTCTGTTTTTGATTTTAAATTAGCAGCAGATAACACAATCATGTTTAATCGTTTGATATTAGACTATCAACATCAGCGTGTCTCTTTTTTGAATGATGAAGATAGTAGTATTTGGACGACATCGTATAAAGGGAGTCTGGCTGGCTTTCGCGATTTGATTTTAGATGAACATACGGATTATTTTGAAGTAGAAAGTAAAAATAATTACAATGATCGTGTGTTTTATAACATTACATCAGATATTAAGTTAAAAAAATATAGTTACATCTTAGAAACTCAAGCTTACTCCGTTTTTTTCAAATTTATTGTTTGA
- the yycF gene encoding response regulator YycF: MKKILVVDDEKPISDIVKFNLTKEGYEVYTAYDGEEALERVEEVEPDLILLDLMLPKKDGLEVCREVRKNHDMPIIMVTAKDSEIDKVLGLELGADDYVTKPFSNRELAARVKANLRRQGTTSAKEEEDESNELEIGDLTIHPEAYMVSKRGEKIELTHREFELLHYLAKHIGQVMTREHLLQTVWGYDYFGDVRTVDVTVRRLREKIEDSPSHPTWLITRRGVGYYLRNPEQD, from the coding sequence ATGAAAAAGATTCTAGTAGTCGATGATGAAAAACCGATTTCGGATATTGTGAAGTTTAATTTAACAAAAGAAGGATATGAGGTTTACACCGCTTACGATGGAGAAGAAGCTCTTGAGCGTGTAGAAGAAGTTGAGCCAGATTTAATCTTGCTTGATTTAATGCTACCCAAAAAAGATGGGCTAGAAGTATGCCGTGAAGTACGTAAAAATCATGACATGCCAATCATTATGGTAACAGCAAAAGATTCAGAAATTGATAAGGTCTTGGGGTTAGAACTAGGAGCGGATGATTATGTGACAAAGCCGTTTTCTAATCGTGAATTAGCTGCGCGTGTGAAGGCCAATCTACGTCGTCAAGGTACAACAAGTGCTAAGGAAGAAGAAGACGAATCCAATGAATTAGAAATTGGTGATTTAACCATCCATCCAGAAGCATACATGGTGTCTAAACGTGGTGAAAAAATTGAATTAACACATCGTGAATTCGAATTACTACATTATTTGGCTAAACATATTGGTCAAGTGATGACCCGTGAGCACTTGTTACAAACAGTATGGGGTTATGATTACTTTGGTGACGTTCGTACAGTTGATGTAACGGTTCGTCGTTTACGTGAAAAAATTGAAGATAGTCCCAGTCATCCAACGTGGTTAATTACACGTCGAGGCGTCGGCTATTATTTAAGAAATCCAGAACAAGACTAG
- a CDS encoding GNAT family N-acetyltransferase: protein MIRRATLSDRDQIIPLIMVILKDMELPFLDKYGEQTTIELLKKGFETQDYRYSYHRAIVAEEDKEVVGVAFGYRDIEENCIDRPLEAFFEAFGIESEDKLFVDSEVGKNEWYLDTISVRDDQRGKGIGSQLLAALPDFCDYPVIGLNVDLQNPKAEKLYEKMGFKTVGEMTLSGHLYHHMQKKIGTKTN, encoded by the coding sequence ATGATTAGACGAGCAACGTTATCGGATAGGGACCAAATCATTCCCTTGATTATGGTAATATTAAAAGATATGGAACTTCCTTTTTTAGATAAATATGGGGAACAAACGACGATCGAATTGTTGAAAAAAGGATTTGAAACGCAAGATTATCGTTATAGTTATCATCGCGCGATAGTCGCTGAAGAAGACAAAGAAGTCGTTGGGGTTGCTTTTGGTTACCGTGATATAGAAGAAAACTGTATTGATCGTCCGTTAGAAGCCTTTTTTGAAGCCTTTGGAATTGAATCTGAGGATAAATTATTTGTTGACTCTGAAGTAGGAAAGAATGAGTGGTATTTAGATACTATTTCTGTCAGAGATGATCAACGTGGTAAAGGGATTGGTTCCCAGCTGCTAGCCGCGTTACCTGATTTTTGTGATTATCCGGTGATTGGCTTGAATGTTGATTTACAAAATCCAAAAGCTGAAAAATTATATGAAAAAATGGGATTTAAAACTGTGGGTGAGATGACATTAAGTGGTCATTTATACCATCATATGCAAAAAAAGATTGGAACTAAGACAAATTAA
- a CDS encoding HelD family protein → MKNNEWQLEQDYLDFVYGKLLETQKQVISESDETNENSKDFIKRLSDDLRFNNDSVADNFESLIEVEQKNQELAQLNYKRGWLERQKNNIAQLLEVPYFAKLDVQYPEETEVEQFYIGVAGFTDEEHEQYIYDWRSPIANLYYANNIGTTSYEAPMGEVAVDLKNRRQMKVERNKLIDFFDTTTAIEDPMLLQVLNEESSAKLQDITSTIQKEQNEIIRDTKSDVLLVEGIAGSGKTSTILQRIAFLLYRFRDDLLPEQVLLLSPNPMFSKYIEEVLPSLGEKNPRQMTYRDLIKNQGRTLNIENMEEQLQSHKRTNSLENMKKIEAHVAALSVEDLVFKDLMRENDVVLSKRWMKEMLMALPEETAMYRKLEYLREQLSEYVQTYIAEESRKPYWRDEVQNMSNEEYKMLFPKGMKGNEDDNIEKIAFKVLTKRFQKVRGRINRYEWLDVESHYERATGEFLEAPLSLDQATEYAYLSHLLLRKRDERRVKYMIIDEVQDYSEAQLYYLSQLFHQANFTLVGDGLQSIFRQGTQFNRIQEIFEATGHNVTLRELKKSYRSSGPISHFMKHLAGGEASGIEVIDRPGKEPVQQGFENEAAYIAYLDEMVASRQANYRQVILTKDSEEAIKLSRALADKNESRLVADGESMSFSTKTLIMPVHLAKGLEFDRVIVHDVSATHYQTQRDLNILYTASSRAMHELYLPYIKEPSTFLV, encoded by the coding sequence TTGAAAAATAACGAATGGCAACTAGAACAAGATTACTTAGATTTTGTTTATGGAAAACTGTTGGAAACTCAAAAACAAGTTATATCAGAATCAGATGAAACAAACGAAAATTCAAAAGATTTCATTAAACGTTTATCAGATGACTTACGTTTTAATAACGACTCTGTTGCAGATAATTTTGAATCATTAATTGAAGTTGAACAAAAAAATCAAGAATTGGCTCAACTTAACTATAAACGTGGTTGGTTAGAACGACAAAAAAATAATATTGCGCAATTATTAGAAGTACCTTACTTTGCGAAGTTAGACGTCCAGTATCCAGAAGAAACGGAAGTAGAACAGTTTTATATTGGAGTGGCGGGCTTCACAGATGAGGAGCACGAACAATATATTTATGATTGGCGTTCACCGATTGCAAATTTATATTATGCTAATAATATAGGAACTACTAGTTATGAAGCACCCATGGGAGAAGTAGCAGTAGATTTAAAAAATCGTCGTCAGATGAAAGTAGAACGTAATAAATTAATTGATTTCTTCGATACGACTACCGCGATTGAAGACCCGATGTTATTACAAGTGTTAAATGAAGAATCAAGTGCAAAGCTACAAGATATTACCAGTACGATTCAAAAGGAACAAAATGAAATCATTCGTGATACAAAGAGTGATGTCTTATTAGTCGAAGGAATTGCCGGAAGTGGGAAAACTTCGACCATCTTACAACGTATCGCCTTTTTACTTTATCGTTTCCGTGATGATTTATTACCGGAGCAAGTGTTATTATTATCACCAAACCCAATGTTTAGTAAGTATATTGAAGAAGTTTTACCAAGTTTAGGTGAGAAAAACCCACGCCAGATGACGTATCGTGATTTAATCAAAAATCAAGGACGTACATTAAATATTGAAAATATGGAAGAACAACTACAAAGCCATAAACGTACCAATAGTCTAGAAAACATGAAAAAGATCGAAGCACATGTGGCGGCTTTATCAGTTGAAGATTTGGTGTTCAAAGATTTAATGCGTGAAAATGATGTAGTTTTATCTAAACGTTGGATGAAAGAAATGTTGATGGCATTGCCAGAAGAAACTGCTATGTATCGTAAACTGGAATACTTACGTGAACAACTAAGTGAGTACGTACAAACATATATCGCAGAAGAAAGTCGTAAACCTTACTGGCGTGATGAAGTCCAAAATATGTCTAATGAAGAATACAAAATGTTATTCCCTAAAGGTATGAAAGGGAATGAAGATGATAATATAGAAAAAATTGCGTTTAAAGTGTTAACCAAACGTTTCCAAAAAGTCCGTGGTCGTATTAATCGTTATGAATGGTTAGATGTTGAATCGCATTATGAACGTGCAACGGGTGAGTTTTTAGAAGCGCCGTTATCACTTGATCAAGCCACAGAGTATGCGTATTTAAGCCACTTATTGTTACGTAAACGAGATGAGCGTCGTGTGAAATATATGATCATTGATGAAGTCCAAGATTATAGTGAAGCCCAACTGTATTATTTATCACAATTGTTCCATCAAGCGAACTTTACTTTGGTAGGGGATGGGTTACAGTCAATTTTCCGTCAAGGAACACAATTCAATCGGATTCAAGAAATTTTTGAAGCAACGGGTCATAATGTGACATTACGTGAGCTAAAAAAATCTTACCGTTCAAGTGGTCCAATTAGTCACTTTATGAAGCATTTAGCAGGTGGAGAGGCAAGTGGGATTGAAGTAATCGATCGTCCAGGGAAAGAGCCTGTTCAACAAGGATTTGAAAATGAAGCAGCTTACATAGCGTATTTAGATGAGATGGTGGCTAGCCGTCAAGCAAATTATCGTCAAGTTATCTTGACCAAAGACAGTGAAGAAGCTATTAAATTATCGCGAGCGTTAGCTGATAAAAATGAAAGTCGTTTAGTGGCTGATGGTGAAAGCATGAGTTTTTCTACTAAAACATTAATTATGCCCGTTCATTTGGCTAAAGGCTTAGAGTTTGACCGTGTCATTGTTCATGATGTGTCAGCGACACATTATCAGACACAACGTGACTTAAATATTTTATACACAGCAAGCTCTCGTGCAATGCATGAATTGTACTTACCATATATTAAAGAGCCCTCAACATTCCTTGTGTAG
- a CDS encoding rhodanese-related sulfurtransferase, translating to MNYQVLLYYQYVTIENPEEFAKQHLELCKSLNLKGRILVAGEGINGTVSGLVADTEKYMELMHADPRFKETLFKVDPAEQHAFKKMHVRPREEIVSLKLEDDVNPHELTGAYLSPQEFREAILDENTVVIDARNDYEYDLGHFRGAVRPDIRNFRDLPQWIRDNKEQFMDKRVVTYCTGGIRCEKFSGWLVREGFKDVGQLKDGIVTYGRDPEVQGDLWDGAMYVFDERISVPVNRVSPTIIAKDWFDGEPCERYVNCANPACNRQIITSEENEDKYVRGCCEECRNHPRNRYVKENNLTTEEWAARLAAIGESLRPETVA from the coding sequence ATGAATTATCAAGTATTGTTGTACTACCAATATGTTACAATTGAAAACCCAGAAGAATTTGCAAAGCAACATTTAGAGTTATGTAAATCATTAAATTTAAAAGGTCGTATTTTGGTCGCAGGTGAAGGAATTAACGGAACAGTCTCTGGTTTAGTGGCTGATACTGAGAAGTATATGGAATTAATGCATGCAGATCCTCGCTTTAAAGAAACGTTATTTAAAGTTGATCCAGCCGAACAACATGCATTCAAAAAAATGCACGTTCGTCCTCGTGAAGAAATCGTTTCATTAAAACTTGAAGACGATGTGAACCCCCATGAATTAACAGGGGCATATTTATCTCCTCAAGAATTCCGTGAGGCTATTTTAGATGAGAATACGGTTGTTATTGATGCACGAAATGATTATGAATATGATTTAGGTCATTTCCGTGGTGCTGTTCGTCCGGATATTCGTAACTTTAGAGACTTACCTCAATGGATTCGTGATAACAAAGAACAATTCATGGATAAACGTGTGGTAACGTATTGTACAGGTGGTATTCGTTGTGAGAAATTCTCAGGTTGGTTAGTTCGCGAAGGATTCAAAGATGTTGGTCAATTAAAAGATGGTATTGTGACATATGGTCGTGATCCAGAAGTTCAAGGTGATTTATGGGATGGCGCGATGTACGTGTTTGATGAGCGTATTTCGGTACCAGTTAACCGTGTAAGTCCAACCATTATCGCAAAAGATTGGTTCGACGGAGAGCCATGTGAGCGCTACGTGAACTGCGCAAATCCAGCATGTAACCGCCAAATCATTACATCAGAAGAAAATGAAGATAAATACGTACGTGGTTGTTGTGAAGAGTGTCGTAACCACCCACGTAACCGTTACGTAAAAGAAAATAACTTAACAACTGAAGAATGGGCAGCTCGCTTAGCAGCAATCGGCGAAAGCTTACGTCCTGAAACAGTCGCTTAA
- the walK gene encoding cell wall metabolism sensor histidine kinase WalK, whose translation MEKKINFFQSVHFKIALVFVLLLLVSVEIIGAIFIRELEQTTITNFKTNVDVQVEQLAANLSSELSSEEDDDVNLKRLVNDFVQNDILEVRVIDEKGIVRATSEITDQNDVGKKNDYGSLTNVNEQGIEQKDAVTGKRVYRKNQQIYSPSGTTVMGAVYVKSDLEAKYKEISNITLIFFTASMIAMGISVTIAILVARGITKPIGEMQQQAKRIANGDYSVKVDVYGRDELGLLGETFNELSDHVKEAHETLESERHRLDGVLSHMTDGVVATDRRGKVIIINEMAQLLLDTTPEEALTKNIVDLLGIDPSYTFRQLVEEENERLIDIIDDKDEHTILNADFAMIRRESGFISGLVCVLHDVTDQEKSERERREFVSNVSHELRTPLTSMRSYLEALSDGAWQSKELAPKFINVSLEETDRMIRMITDLLELSRMDNKKLVLQKELINLNEMFRFVIERFEMMMMSQNLNYTIKREFTGRTIWVEADSDKLIQVFDNIMNNAIKYSPDGGQITCSLLETHNNVIISISDQGMGIPRRDLRRVFDRFFRVDKARSRAMGGSGLGLAISKEVIQSHGGTIWVESEEGKGSTFFISLPYVPMEEEDLWD comes from the coding sequence ATGGAAAAAAAGATTAATTTTTTCCAGTCTGTTCATTTTAAGATAGCTTTGGTGTTTGTCTTGCTGTTACTTGTATCAGTAGAAATCATCGGAGCTATTTTTATTCGTGAATTAGAACAAACCACCATTACGAACTTCAAAACAAATGTGGATGTTCAAGTGGAGCAATTAGCTGCTAATTTGAGCAGTGAATTATCCTCTGAAGAAGATGACGATGTTAATTTGAAACGTTTGGTGAATGATTTTGTTCAGAACGATATCTTAGAAGTTCGTGTCATAGATGAAAAAGGGATTGTTCGCGCAACTAGCGAAATTACGGATCAAAATGACGTTGGAAAAAAGAATGATTATGGTAGTTTAACGAATGTAAATGAGCAAGGAATTGAACAAAAAGATGCGGTCACAGGCAAACGTGTCTATCGTAAAAATCAGCAAATTTACTCACCTTCAGGAACGACCGTTATGGGAGCTGTCTATGTAAAAAGTGATTTAGAAGCAAAGTACAAAGAAATCAGCAACATTACCTTGATTTTCTTTACTGCGTCAATGATTGCAATGGGCATTTCAGTGACGATTGCCATATTAGTCGCAAGAGGCATTACTAAACCAATTGGCGAGATGCAACAACAAGCCAAACGTATCGCTAATGGTGATTACTCGGTGAAAGTAGATGTTTACGGGCGAGACGAATTAGGCTTATTAGGAGAAACCTTTAATGAATTGTCTGATCACGTCAAAGAAGCCCATGAAACATTAGAGTCTGAACGTCACCGATTGGATGGGGTGCTATCCCATATGACCGATGGGGTGGTCGCTACTGACCGACGTGGTAAAGTAATTATTATTAACGAAATGGCACAGTTATTATTAGACACCACGCCTGAGGAAGCATTAACTAAAAATATCGTTGATTTACTTGGCATTGATCCAAGTTATACATTCCGTCAATTGGTTGAAGAAGAAAATGAACGTTTGATTGATATCATAGACGATAAAGACGAACATACGATATTGAATGCCGATTTTGCGATGATTCGCCGTGAATCAGGCTTTATAAGTGGATTAGTATGTGTGTTACATGACGTCACCGATCAAGAAAAGAGTGAGCGTGAACGTCGTGAATTTGTATCGAACGTGTCTCATGAATTACGCACCCCTTTAACGAGTATGAGAAGTTACTTAGAAGCGCTATCTGATGGCGCTTGGCAAAGTAAAGAGTTAGCACCTAAGTTTATTAATGTTAGTTTAGAAGAAACCGACCGTATGATTCGAATGATCACTGATTTACTAGAATTATCACGGATGGATAATAAAAAACTTGTTTTACAAAAAGAATTAATTAATTTAAATGAAATGTTTAGGTTTGTCATTGAACGTTTTGAGATGATGATGATGAGTCAGAACCTTAATTATACGATCAAGCGTGAATTTACAGGGCGTACGATTTGGGTCGAAGCTGATTCAGATAAGCTAATTCAAGTGTTTGATAATATTATGAATAATGCCATCAAATATTCACCAGATGGCGGACAAATTACGTGTAGTCTATTAGAAACACATAATAATGTGATCATCAGCATTTCAGATCAAGGAATGGGAATTCCACGCCGTGATTTACGCCGTGTATTTGACCGCTTCTTCCGAGTAGATAAAGCCCGTTCACGCGCAATGGGCGGATCAGGTCTAGGATTAGCGATTTCAAAAGAAGTTATTCAAAGCCATGGTGGAACCATCTGGGTAGAAAGTGAAGAAGGTAAAGGTTCCACATTCTTCATTTCATTACCATATGTACCGATGGAGGAGGAAGATTTATGGGATTAA